Genomic DNA from Niallia circulans:
TCTCAGCAGGACTCAGGCGGAATCATGCTGAAAGATTTTCCTGTCCAATCGATTGTTAAGGATCATCTTTCAGCAGCTGAACAAAAAAATCTGCAAGCTATTATTTTGCTTCCAAAAGGAAGTTTTGATCAAATGGAAGCAGCAGCAATTGTGAAGCGCCTTAATAGGCTACCATTATCTCTGTTGTCCAAAATAGAAGATAAGGGAATAAGGGTAAAGCTTTTTACGGGGAAGCTAACCGATAATCCAACTGCAAAGCAATTTGCTGGAATTATACCAAGAGGGTATATGACGACAAAAACGTGGGATGATGTACCAGGAATTGGCGGCGGACAAACTGTGCTCGTCAAGATTGGTTCAAGCAGAAAAGGGAGCGGGCACGGTTCGGTAAACCTGGAGCTTCATGAACTGGCTCATTCCATTGACTATAAGGTATTGAATTATTATAGTAAAAAGGAACAATTTCTTTCAGCTTGGAATAAAGAGAAAGCTAGTCTTTTTCCACATAGACTGTATTTTCTAAACTATCCTGAGGAATACTTTGCGGAAGCCTTTGCCATGTATTACCTCGGCGGTTCTTATAAAGAATCATTAAAACAGCTGGCACCTTTAACATATAAACTAATTGCCAGCATTAAATAAGCAAATTTAGCAGGAAAAGGATGTTGAATAAATGAAGCAATATTTAGATCTATGCAGACATGTCTTGACAACAGGAACGAAAAAAGAGGATCGTACAGGAACTGGCACTGTTAGTACATTCGGCTACCAAATGCGTTTCGATTTGGCAGAAGGTTTTCCGCTGATCACGACGAAAAAGCTCCACTTGCGTTCAATTATTCATGAGCTTTTATGGTTCTTAAATGGGGATACAAATATCAAGTACTTACAAGATAATAATGTTCGCATTTGGAATGAATGGGCAGATGAAGAAGGCAATCTTGGACCAGTATACGGCCATCAATGGAGATCATGGACATCAAGGGATGGTAGCACGGTAGATCAGATAGCTGAATTGATTCACACAATCAAAAATAACCCGGATTCGCGCAGAATGATTGTAAGTGCATGGAATGTCGGTGATATACCTGAAATGGCATTGCCGCCTTGTCACTGTCTGTTTCAGTTTTATGTAGCAGACGGGAAATTGTCTTGTCAATTGTACCAGCGTTCTGCCGATGTATTTTTAGGTGTGCCTTTTAATATCTCCTCATACGCTTTATTAACCTATATGATCGCCCAAGTATGTGATCTTGAAGTTGGGGAGTTTATCCATACATTTGGTGATGTTCATATTTATAATAATCATATAGAGCAAGTGGAATTACAGCTTACAAGAGAACCAAAGCCACTGCCGTATCTTGTGCTGAATAAAGAGGTTAAAGACATTTTCTCGTTCAAATATGAAGATTTTGAAATCGTGAATTATGAAGCACACCCACATATTAAAGGAGTTGTTAGTGTATGATTTCTTTAATTGTAGCGATGGACGATAAGCAGGCAATCGGAATAAATAACCAATTGCCTTGGCATTTACCCGAAGACTTAAAGTATTTCAAAAAGGTGACAACAGGTCACCCAATCATAATGGGTCGTAAAACGAGAGATTCGATTGGAAGAAACTTGCCTAACAGGGAAAATGTAATTTTAACGAGAGACAAAAATTATACTTGTGAAGGTTGTACAGTATTGTATTCTATTGATGAATTTAAAAAGTGGCAGGAAGCAAAGGATGAGGAGATTTTTATCATCGGCGGGTCTGAAATTTTT
This window encodes:
- a CDS encoding anthrax toxin lethal factor-related metalloendopeptidase is translated as MKQLKKIMPFFMIGIVSILMGNSQQDSGGIMLKDFPVQSIVKDHLSAAEQKNLQAIILLPKGSFDQMEAAAIVKRLNRLPLSLLSKIEDKGIRVKLFTGKLTDNPTAKQFAGIIPRGYMTTKTWDDVPGIGGGQTVLVKIGSSRKGSGHGSVNLELHELAHSIDYKVLNYYSKKEQFLSAWNKEKASLFPHRLYFLNYPEEYFAEAFAMYYLGGSYKESLKQLAPLTYKLIASIK
- a CDS encoding thymidylate synthase encodes the protein MKQYLDLCRHVLTTGTKKEDRTGTGTVSTFGYQMRFDLAEGFPLITTKKLHLRSIIHELLWFLNGDTNIKYLQDNNVRIWNEWADEEGNLGPVYGHQWRSWTSRDGSTVDQIAELIHTIKNNPDSRRMIVSAWNVGDIPEMALPPCHCLFQFYVADGKLSCQLYQRSADVFLGVPFNISSYALLTYMIAQVCDLEVGEFIHTFGDVHIYNNHIEQVELQLTREPKPLPYLVLNKEVKDIFSFKYEDFEIVNYEAHPHIKGVVSV
- a CDS encoding dihydrofolate reductase is translated as MISLIVAMDDKQAIGINNQLPWHLPEDLKYFKKVTTGHPIIMGRKTRDSIGRNLPNRENVILTRDKNYTCEGCTVLYSIDEFKKWQEAKDEEIFIIGGSEIFKETIDITDRLYITEISGEFEADTYFPQIDWNEWHVISETKGIRDEKNNYDYRFLVYEKNK